Proteins encoded by one window of Channa argus isolate prfri chromosome 13, Channa argus male v1.0, whole genome shotgun sequence:
- the l1cama gene encoding neural cell adhesion molecule L1.2 isoform X2: protein MPHTQQQQVGSRGQSSPRLLPFLFLLLSLAALPSQAAIHIPSNYHISDLKRPPIITTQPESVTVFSVEDLVMSCEAIGNPPPIFRWTKEGEEFDPGSDPELKVSENTGSFAFYTLSNTMDTLKHYQGRYVCFASNELGTAVSNEAILTIDVLPLQQKEKKVNVKSEQGSSIVLKCNPPESSMEPIIHWMDWRLHHIQLSERVVVGKDGNLYFAHLTTEDSRDDYTCNVQYLSTRTILAKEPITLTVTPSNSVVRNKRPQMMRPTGSHSTYHTLRGQTVELECIVQGLPTPDVSWHRKDGELSESRTSKDMFERRLRFNNISENDAGEYQCKANNSQGKITHTYTVIVEAAPYWIKEPVSQLYAPGETVRLDCQADGIPSPTISWTINGIPISEIDKDSRRTLTTSGSLILSDVNFGDTAIYQCRASNNHGTILTNTNVYVVELPPQILTEDGNTYTFTEGQKAMLECETFGSPKPKVTWESSSTSPLLADPRVNLLTNGGLEISNITRDDEGLYTCSVQNGNLSVSAELEVLNRTVILSPPQALKVQPGNTAIFTCLALVDPKLGSPLIQWRKNNQKLYESHSDEKYTFEGPDLIIANVNPDDEAVYTCQVITKLDMAESSGTLILYDRPDPPVRLQITEPKTRSVTLSWTPGNNHNSPVQEYVVEFEDQDMKERGWEQLKRVSGNNEHASLPLWPYMSYRFRVSAINEVGKSDPSKSSEIHNTLAEAPDNNPEDIRSESSVPETLVIAWKEMEKRNFNGPEFKYKVLWRRVLGSGPNWHTNYTMSPPFIVEDVGNYSAFEIKVQAVNEIGEGPEPDPVIGYSAENVPLEAPMDVGVELINSTTIEVIWAPIERETVRGLLLGYKIYLTRLRSRGHHRGQRAMDSESTVVVETGANEEKKVISDLRPYSHYSLAVTVFNSKGEGPSTEPMSFDTEEGVPGPPMSLMLDSPSETEITLRWMPPGHPNGVLIGYLLQYQQIVESDGSPMQVETIDDPTATHLTLKDLDRHSHYRFYLRGRTAAGDGEPLMREGATTLDGTPPANISLSVGENSVNLSWVTKKRHRNVSFQIHYLRKNDGSKWKKTERVNSSQSFYQLKGLTPGSHYHLRFTYSNNTFWETDIETEGTGVTEVQPSFATQGWFIGVVSAIVLLLLILLILCFIKRSKGGKYSVKDKEEGPMDSEARAMKDETFGAYSDLEEKRTTSQPSLCEDSKLCSVDNLDFNGSSAITMELNMDESLVSQFSRPSEGPEALHGLPDNSPLNPTAVSPATNGMPNSVTILE from the exons TCAAGAGGCCTCCAATCATCACCACACAGCCGGAGTCCGTCACCGTCTTTAGTGTTGAAGACCTTGTCATGAGCTGTGAAGCCATCGGCAACCCTCCACCCAT TTTCCGATGGACAAAGGAGGGAGAGGAGTTTGACCCAGGCAGTGACCCTGAGCTGAAGGTTTCAGAGAACACTGGCTCATTTGCTTTCTACACGCTGAGTAACACTATGGACACACTGAAGCACTACCAAGGGAGATATGTTTGCTTTGCATCCAATGAGCTTGGTACAGCTGTATCTAATGAGGCCATACTCACCATTGATG TTCTCCCAttgcagcaaaaagaaaaaaaggttaatgtGAAGTCTGAACAGGGAAGCAGTATTGTTCTGAAGTGTAACCCGCCAGAGAGCTCTATGGAGCCTATCATTCACTGGATGGACTGGA GGCTACACCATATCCAGCTTAGTGAACGAGTGGTAGTAGGGAAAGATGGCAATCTTTACTTTGCCCATTTGACAACAGAGGACAGCAGAGATGACTACACCTGCAATGTCCAGTATTTGTCAACCCGCACCATTCTGGCAAAGGAGCCTATCACTCTGACTGTCACCCCCT CCAACTCAGTAGTACGGAACAAGAGGCCCCAGATGATGAGACCTACTGGAAGCCACAGTACTTACCACACCCTCAGGGGCCAAACTGTGGAGCTTGAGTGCATTGTCCAAGGCCT TCCAACTCCTGATGTGTCATGGCATAGAAAGGATGGCGAGCTATCTGAATCTCGGACATCTAAAGACATGTTTGAACGCCGCCTGCGCTTCAACAACATCTCAGAGAATGATGCGGGCGAGTACCAGTGTAAAGCAAACAACTCCCAAGGGAAGATTACCCACACTTACACTGTGATTGTGGAAg CTGCTCCCTACTGGATCAAAGAACCAGTCAGTCAGCTTTATGCTCCAGGTGAGACTGTCAGACTTGACTGCCAGGCAGATGGCATCCCCAGTCCTACCATTAGCTGGACCATCAATGGGATCCCCATTTCAG AAATCGATAAGGACTCTAGACGTACTCTGACAACAAGTGGATCTCTAATCCTCAGTGACGTCAACTTTGGGGACACTGCCATTTACCAGTGCCGGGCGTCCAACAACCATGGAACCATCCTCACCAACACCAATGTCTATGTAGTTG AGCTGCCTCCACAGATCCTTACTGAGGATGGTAATACGTACACATTTACAGAAGGCCAGAAAGCTATGTTAGAGTGTGAGACCTTTGGTTCCCCTAAACCTAAAGTCACATG GGAGAGCAGCAGCACCTCCCCCCTTCTAGCAGATCCAAGAGTTAACCTGCTAACCAATGGTGGGCTTGAGATCTCTAACATCACCCGTGATGATGAGGGCCTCTACACTTGCTCTGTACAGAACGGCAACTTGTCAGTCAGTGCAGAGCTGGAAGTGCTCA ACAGAACCGTTATCCTGTCACCTCCACAAGCTCTGAAGGTGCAGCCTGGAAACACAGCAATCTTCACCTGTCTTGCCCTAGTTGACCCCAAACTTGGCTCTCCACTCATTCAGTGGAGAAAGAACAATCAGAAGCTGTATGAGTCCCACAGTGATGAAAA ATACACATTTGAAGGACCAGACCTGATAATAGCTAATGTGAATCCAGATGATGAAGCGGTGTATACCTGTCAGGTCATCACTAAGCTGGACATGGCTGAAAGTAGTGGCACCCTCATCTTATATG ATCGTCCAGACCCTCCTGTCCGGCTTCAGATCACCGAACCTAAAACTCGTTCAGTGACTCTCAGCTGGACTCCTGGAAATAACCACAACAGCCCTGTGCAAG AGTATGTGGTTGAGTTTGAGGACCAGGACATGAAGGAAAGGGGTTGGGAACAGTTGAAGAGGGTAAGTGGGAACAATGAGCATGCCAGCCTCCCACTATGGCCCTACATGTCCTACCGTTTCCGGGTCAGTGCCATCAATGAAGTAGGCAAGAGTGATCCCAGTAAGTCATCTGAAATCCACAACACACTTGCTGAAG CCCCAGACAATAACCCTGAAGACATTAGGAGTGAGTCCTCAGTCCCAGAAACTCTTGTAATAGCTTGGAAG GAAATGGAGAAACGCAATTTCAATGGACCTGAGTTCAAGTACAAAGTGTTGTGGAGGAGAGTGTTGGGTAGTGGGCCCAACTGGCACACTAACTACACAATGTCACCACCATTCATCGTTGAAGATGTTGGCAACTACTCTGCTTTTGAGATCAAAGTTCAGGCTGTCAATGAGATAGGGGAGGGACCTGAACCAGATCCAGTTATTGGCTACTCAGcagaaaatg TTCCATTGGAGGCTCCGATGGATGTCGGTGTTGAACTAATTAACAGCACTACCATCGAAGTGATCTGGGCACCAATAGAAAGAGAGACGGTCAGAGGACTCCTGCTAGGATATAAG ATTTACTTGACTCGGCTTCGCTCCAGGGGCCACCACAGAGGCCAAAGAGCTATGGACTCAGAAAGCACTGTGGTGGTGGAGACTGGGGCTAATGAGGAGAAAAAAGTAATCAGTGATCTCAGGCCCTACTCCCACTATAGCCTTGCTGTCACTGTATTCAACAGCAAGGGAGAGGGACCTTCCACTGAGCCAATGTCCTTCGACACTGAAGAGGGAG TTCCTGGTCCTCCCATGTCCTTGATGCTTGACAGCCcatcagaaacagaaattacCCTTCGTTGGATGCCTCCTGGCCACCCCAATGGAGTCCTCATTGGATATTTACTGCAGTACCAACAGA ttGTGGAGAGCGATGGGAGCCCCATGCAGGTAGAGACAATAGACGATCCCACAGCCACCCACCTCACCTTGAAGGACCTGGACCGTCACAGCCACTACCGCTTCTACCTGAGGGGGAGAACTGCTGCTGGGGATGGAGAGCCCCTCATGAGGGAGGGTGCCACCACTTTGGATGGCA CACCTCCTGCTAACATCAGCTTGTCTGTCGGGGAAAACTCAGTTAACCTGAGCTGGGTGACCAAGAAGAGACACAGGAATGTTAGCTTCCAGATCCATTACCTCAGAAAGAATG ATGGCAGTAAATGGAAGAAGACTGAGAGGGTGAACTCCTCTCAGTCTTTCTACCAGCTTAAGGGATTGACTCCTGGCTCTCATTATCATTTACGCTTCACCTACAGCAACAACACCTTCTGGGAAACGGACATAGAGACTGAAGGAACAG GAGTGACGGAGGTGCAGCCAAGCTTCGCAACGCAGGGCTGGTTCATCGGTGTTGTCAGTGCCATTGTATTGTTGCTCCTGATACTGCTCATTCTCTGCTTCATAAAGAGGAGTAAAGGGGGGAAGTATTCAG TGAAAGATAAAGAAGAGGGCCCGATGGACTCAGAAGCACGAGCTATGAAGGATGAGACTTTTGGAGCATACAG TGATCTTGAGGAGAAGCGAACAACCAGCCAACCATCTCTGTGTGAGGATAGCAAACTGTGCAGCGTGGACAACCTGGACTTCAACGGCAGCAGTGCCATAACTATGGAGCTCAACATGGATGAGTCTCTGGTCAGCCAGTTCAGTCGGCCCAGCGAGGGACCAGAGGCACTTCATGGCCTGCCAGACAACTCACCGCTCAATCCCACCGCTGTCTCTCCGGCCACCAATGGCATGCCCAACTCAGTCACCATCCTTGAATAA
- the l1cama gene encoding neural cell adhesion molecule L1.2 isoform X4 has translation MPHTQQQQVGSRGQSSPRLLPFLFLLLSLAALPSQAAIHIPSNYHISDLKRPPIITTQPESVTVFSVEDLVMSCEAIGNPPPIFRWTKEGEEFDPGSDPELKVSENTGSFAFYTLSNTMDTLKHYQGRYVCFASNELGTAVSNEAILTIDVLPLQQKEKKVNVKSEQGSSIVLKCNPPESSMEPIIHWMDWRLHHIQLSERVVVGKDGNLYFAHLTTEDSRDDYTCNVQYLSTRTILAKEPITLTVTPSNSVVRNKRPQMMRPTGSHSTYHTLRGQTVELECIVQGLPTPDVSWHRKDGELSESRTSKDMFERRLRFNNISENDAGEYQCKANNSQGKITHTYTVIVEAAPYWIKEPVSQLYAPGETVRLDCQADGIPSPTISWTINGIPISEIDKDSRRTLTTSGSLILSDVNFGDTAIYQCRASNNHGTILTNTNVYVVELPPQILTEDGNTYTFTEGQKAMLECETFGSPKPKVTWESSSTSPLLADPRVNLLTNGGLEISNITRDDEGLYTCSVQNGNLSVSAELEVLNRTVILSPPQALKVQPGNTAIFTCLALVDPKLGSPLIQWRKNNQKLYESHSDEKYTFEGPDLIIANVNPDDEAVYTCQVITKLDMAESSGTLILYDRPDPPVRLQITEPKTRSVTLSWTPGNNHNSPVQEYVVEFEDQDMKERGWEQLKRVSGNNEHASLPLWPYMSYRFRVSAINEVGKSDPSKSSEIHNTLAEAPDNNPEDIRSESSVPETLVIAWKEMEKRNFNGPEFKYKVLWRRVLGSGPNWHTNYTMSPPFIVEDVGNYSAFEIKVQAVNEIGEGPEPDPVIGYSAENVPLEAPMDVGVELINSTTIEVIWAPIERETVRGLLLGYKIYLTRLRSRGHHRGQRAMDSESTVVVETGANEEKKVISDLRPYSHYSLAVTVFNSKGEGPSTEPMSFDTEEGVPGPPMSLMLDSPSETEITLRWMPPGHPNGVLIGYLLQYQQIVESDGSPMQVETIDDPTATHLTLKDLDRHSHYRFYLRGRTAAGDGEPLMREGATTLDGTPPANISLSVGENSVNLSWVTKKRHRNVSFQIHYLRKNATTPSGKRT, from the exons TCAAGAGGCCTCCAATCATCACCACACAGCCGGAGTCCGTCACCGTCTTTAGTGTTGAAGACCTTGTCATGAGCTGTGAAGCCATCGGCAACCCTCCACCCAT TTTCCGATGGACAAAGGAGGGAGAGGAGTTTGACCCAGGCAGTGACCCTGAGCTGAAGGTTTCAGAGAACACTGGCTCATTTGCTTTCTACACGCTGAGTAACACTATGGACACACTGAAGCACTACCAAGGGAGATATGTTTGCTTTGCATCCAATGAGCTTGGTACAGCTGTATCTAATGAGGCCATACTCACCATTGATG TTCTCCCAttgcagcaaaaagaaaaaaaggttaatgtGAAGTCTGAACAGGGAAGCAGTATTGTTCTGAAGTGTAACCCGCCAGAGAGCTCTATGGAGCCTATCATTCACTGGATGGACTGGA GGCTACACCATATCCAGCTTAGTGAACGAGTGGTAGTAGGGAAAGATGGCAATCTTTACTTTGCCCATTTGACAACAGAGGACAGCAGAGATGACTACACCTGCAATGTCCAGTATTTGTCAACCCGCACCATTCTGGCAAAGGAGCCTATCACTCTGACTGTCACCCCCT CCAACTCAGTAGTACGGAACAAGAGGCCCCAGATGATGAGACCTACTGGAAGCCACAGTACTTACCACACCCTCAGGGGCCAAACTGTGGAGCTTGAGTGCATTGTCCAAGGCCT TCCAACTCCTGATGTGTCATGGCATAGAAAGGATGGCGAGCTATCTGAATCTCGGACATCTAAAGACATGTTTGAACGCCGCCTGCGCTTCAACAACATCTCAGAGAATGATGCGGGCGAGTACCAGTGTAAAGCAAACAACTCCCAAGGGAAGATTACCCACACTTACACTGTGATTGTGGAAg CTGCTCCCTACTGGATCAAAGAACCAGTCAGTCAGCTTTATGCTCCAGGTGAGACTGTCAGACTTGACTGCCAGGCAGATGGCATCCCCAGTCCTACCATTAGCTGGACCATCAATGGGATCCCCATTTCAG AAATCGATAAGGACTCTAGACGTACTCTGACAACAAGTGGATCTCTAATCCTCAGTGACGTCAACTTTGGGGACACTGCCATTTACCAGTGCCGGGCGTCCAACAACCATGGAACCATCCTCACCAACACCAATGTCTATGTAGTTG AGCTGCCTCCACAGATCCTTACTGAGGATGGTAATACGTACACATTTACAGAAGGCCAGAAAGCTATGTTAGAGTGTGAGACCTTTGGTTCCCCTAAACCTAAAGTCACATG GGAGAGCAGCAGCACCTCCCCCCTTCTAGCAGATCCAAGAGTTAACCTGCTAACCAATGGTGGGCTTGAGATCTCTAACATCACCCGTGATGATGAGGGCCTCTACACTTGCTCTGTACAGAACGGCAACTTGTCAGTCAGTGCAGAGCTGGAAGTGCTCA ACAGAACCGTTATCCTGTCACCTCCACAAGCTCTGAAGGTGCAGCCTGGAAACACAGCAATCTTCACCTGTCTTGCCCTAGTTGACCCCAAACTTGGCTCTCCACTCATTCAGTGGAGAAAGAACAATCAGAAGCTGTATGAGTCCCACAGTGATGAAAA ATACACATTTGAAGGACCAGACCTGATAATAGCTAATGTGAATCCAGATGATGAAGCGGTGTATACCTGTCAGGTCATCACTAAGCTGGACATGGCTGAAAGTAGTGGCACCCTCATCTTATATG ATCGTCCAGACCCTCCTGTCCGGCTTCAGATCACCGAACCTAAAACTCGTTCAGTGACTCTCAGCTGGACTCCTGGAAATAACCACAACAGCCCTGTGCAAG AGTATGTGGTTGAGTTTGAGGACCAGGACATGAAGGAAAGGGGTTGGGAACAGTTGAAGAGGGTAAGTGGGAACAATGAGCATGCCAGCCTCCCACTATGGCCCTACATGTCCTACCGTTTCCGGGTCAGTGCCATCAATGAAGTAGGCAAGAGTGATCCCAGTAAGTCATCTGAAATCCACAACACACTTGCTGAAG CCCCAGACAATAACCCTGAAGACATTAGGAGTGAGTCCTCAGTCCCAGAAACTCTTGTAATAGCTTGGAAG GAAATGGAGAAACGCAATTTCAATGGACCTGAGTTCAAGTACAAAGTGTTGTGGAGGAGAGTGTTGGGTAGTGGGCCCAACTGGCACACTAACTACACAATGTCACCACCATTCATCGTTGAAGATGTTGGCAACTACTCTGCTTTTGAGATCAAAGTTCAGGCTGTCAATGAGATAGGGGAGGGACCTGAACCAGATCCAGTTATTGGCTACTCAGcagaaaatg TTCCATTGGAGGCTCCGATGGATGTCGGTGTTGAACTAATTAACAGCACTACCATCGAAGTGATCTGGGCACCAATAGAAAGAGAGACGGTCAGAGGACTCCTGCTAGGATATAAG ATTTACTTGACTCGGCTTCGCTCCAGGGGCCACCACAGAGGCCAAAGAGCTATGGACTCAGAAAGCACTGTGGTGGTGGAGACTGGGGCTAATGAGGAGAAAAAAGTAATCAGTGATCTCAGGCCCTACTCCCACTATAGCCTTGCTGTCACTGTATTCAACAGCAAGGGAGAGGGACCTTCCACTGAGCCAATGTCCTTCGACACTGAAGAGGGAG TTCCTGGTCCTCCCATGTCCTTGATGCTTGACAGCCcatcagaaacagaaattacCCTTCGTTGGATGCCTCCTGGCCACCCCAATGGAGTCCTCATTGGATATTTACTGCAGTACCAACAGA ttGTGGAGAGCGATGGGAGCCCCATGCAGGTAGAGACAATAGACGATCCCACAGCCACCCACCTCACCTTGAAGGACCTGGACCGTCACAGCCACTACCGCTTCTACCTGAGGGGGAGAACTGCTGCTGGGGATGGAGAGCCCCTCATGAGGGAGGGTGCCACCACTTTGGATGGCA CACCTCCTGCTAACATCAGCTTGTCTGTCGGGGAAAACTCAGTTAACCTGAGCTGGGTGACCAAGAAGAGACACAGGAATGTTAGCTTCCAGATCCATTACCTCAGAAAGAATG CAACAACACCTTCTGGGAAACGGACATAG